ACCTTTTAAAGAGCGTTCCTGGAAGCCCCACCTCACCACATCTACGTTCGTCTCATTAGCCAGAACTGCCATAAGATGAACTCGGGCTAAATATATAGAATTTGGGCTGGATCCATTTcaatcctaaataaataaataaataaataaataaataaaaacgatgCCGCACTTTCCACTGTTTCTCTAGCGAACCTCTTTGCCAAAACTGCTAAGGCAGTATGCATTCTTTAAGATCAGAAGAGCCAGCTTTCCGAGTCATTGGCCAGGCAGGTCCGGGCGGCCTGAGCTAGCGGTCTTGTGTCGAGATGCTTCAAAGTCTTGTTTAAAATGGTTGGATTCCCATGAGGCCAAGTTTGCGAGGAGATGTGGGTAGGAATGGGGTTGACGggctttgttgtttttaaaatcaagactgctgataaaagaagtaaagctTTGAAA
This genomic stretch from Acinonyx jubatus isolate Ajub_Pintada_27869175 chromosome C2, VMU_Ajub_asm_v1.0, whole genome shotgun sequence harbors:
- the LOC113594327 gene encoding LOW QUALITY PROTEIN: ATP synthase subunit ATP5MJ, mitochondrial-like (The sequence of the model RefSeq protein was modified relative to this genomic sequence to represent the inferred CDS: inserted 2 bases in 1 codon; substituted 1 base at 1 genomic stop codon), with product MLQSLVXNGWIPMRPXVCEEMWVGMGLTGFVVFKIKTADKRSKALKALSHAPALGRH